The Streptomyces sp. NBC_00344 genome includes a window with the following:
- a CDS encoding aromatic ring-hydroxylating oxygenase subunit alpha, giving the protein MQSEAVETSPPTQQSPGQALPARYYTDPSTAAAETRHIFARSWQLVCHESDLPGPGARLAATVADREVLVVRTEDGTLAGHLNVCRHRGTRLVTTPEPAGKAIRCPYHGWTYKLDGRLVGAPEARQIPCLDKPALGLFPVRVESFLGFVFANLDADAVPLAEQCAGLAEAVGHYAGPDLVPVGRSRIHDVAGAEEQQANWKVAVDNYLEGYHVPVAHPGLMRLLDYQGYTCEIDESYALFASPLRDKPSSNWAERLYQRITSPMPGLTDADRRIWRYAVIYPNTLIDFYPDHVLAWTAIPTAVDRVAVPGAFYTRRGTSPRTRLARRLNIHIGWITNDEDAELVARVQSGLTTPGFEPGPLSRREAAVGWFAGRVRADLDGTDR; this is encoded by the coding sequence ATGCAGTCCGAAGCCGTCGAGACATCACCGCCGACGCAGCAGTCCCCCGGGCAGGCACTGCCCGCTCGCTACTACACCGACCCCTCGACGGCCGCCGCCGAGACCCGGCACATCTTCGCCCGTTCCTGGCAGCTGGTGTGCCACGAATCGGATCTGCCGGGGCCCGGAGCCCGGCTGGCCGCGACCGTCGCGGACCGTGAGGTGCTGGTCGTCCGTACCGAGGACGGCACGCTGGCCGGGCACCTCAACGTATGCCGGCACCGCGGCACCCGTCTGGTCACCACCCCTGAACCGGCCGGCAAGGCCATCCGCTGCCCCTATCACGGCTGGACGTACAAGCTCGACGGACGGCTGGTCGGCGCACCCGAGGCGCGGCAGATCCCCTGTCTGGACAAACCGGCGCTCGGCCTCTTCCCGGTCCGGGTGGAGTCCTTCCTCGGTTTCGTCTTCGCCAACCTCGACGCGGACGCCGTGCCGCTGGCCGAGCAGTGCGCCGGACTTGCGGAGGCAGTGGGGCACTACGCCGGGCCCGACCTGGTCCCGGTCGGCCGCAGCCGGATCCACGATGTGGCAGGGGCCGAGGAACAGCAGGCCAACTGGAAGGTGGCCGTCGACAACTACCTGGAGGGCTATCACGTCCCGGTCGCCCACCCAGGGCTGATGCGACTGCTCGACTACCAGGGCTACACCTGCGAGATCGACGAGTCCTACGCACTGTTCGCCTCGCCGCTGCGCGACAAGCCGTCCTCGAACTGGGCGGAACGCCTGTACCAGCGCATCACCTCCCCCATGCCGGGGCTGACCGATGCGGACCGGCGGATCTGGCGCTACGCGGTGATCTATCCCAACACACTCATCGACTTCTACCCCGACCATGTGCTTGCCTGGACCGCCATACCGACGGCAGTCGACCGCGTGGCCGTACCGGGCGCGTTCTACACCCGCCGCGGGACGAGTCCGCGGACCCGGCTCGCCCGGCGGCTCAACATCCACATCGGCTGGATCACCAATGACGAGGACGCCGAATTGGTGGCCCGCGTACAAAGCGGCCTCACCACTCCCGGCTTCGAGCCCGGCCCGCTGTCCCGGCGCGAGGCGGCTGTCGGCTGGTTCGCCGGCCGTGTGCGCGCGGACCTCGACGGCACCGACCGCTGA